The segment TTAAAGAAAAGTTATATTTACTGTGATTtattgtacagtttttaacatcaAAACCACAGATGAAAGTACTTGTTCTGAGATGTACTTACTTTTGGTTACTTGCCTCTGTAAGTCTGAGTTGAATGACTGCTAGCATTTTGAATGGCCACTTTTCAATAAGCTCTTAAAGAAAGATCACACATTGTTTCATTCTTTTACAACTTTATTATAGAAACAAAGCCTACCATCACAAACATAAATGCTTTTACACAAAAGTTACTTCAAGAATAAACAATGGAAAACGGTAATTCATTAAGACACATACAACAAACTTAAAGGTTTGgctttaaacagaaaaaatggcAGCTGGTCCAGCACAGGACCCCAGATGTTTACGATGTTGTGTCAACAGTCAAATGGGCTCTTGGAACAAATGAAGCGATAAGAATAGGAACATTGGCTGTTACCCCAACCATCTGAAATTTgataaaagaggagaaaaatacaaaaacttttAATTGATGCATCAGATGATGTCATTGCATCTGAAACACTTGAAccaaaaacatacagacaagtgacaaattaaaggaaaaaccagtacagatctgaatgcttgacccctacagggcattttgctggcatggtttgggtccacttgttcccttagagggaagggtcaaaGCAAATCAATACAATGTTGTCATCTATCCTGATGGGTGTGGTCTCTTctaggatgacaatgccccagtTCACAGGACACAAGGGGTCAATGAATGGTTTGATgggtatgaaaatgatgtgaatcatatgctatagccttcacagtcaccagatctcaactcaattaaacacctatgggagattttggactgtcgTGTTAGGTTTCAGAGACGTGTTAAATCAACGCCAAGGCTGAGGAACgctgtaaaattaaatttttttagTTAATAAATTTTACACCATTATGTGTGAGTGAATCCATCACAGCACAGCGTGGACAGCTGCTATTGATTAATAGCGCAGAAGATTTCATATTATATTCGAATATCACGTAGAATTGTACAATGTTTGGTGTTGGCCTCCTCAGAAAAGCCAGCCAGCACTTAAACTGATAACAAATTTTATCTTGACCAACACATTAGCTAAGATTATAATCCTGCTCCAATccaaacacagctgttttttCCACAAGTTATATTCCTTGTGagaaaacattagaaaacagCTGAGTCAGGGTTGTAAAAGTAAACCGCTAAAACTTTAGCTCATTTAGCCAGTCAGCAACAAACAGGTGGACTTACTGGTGCTGCGCAAGTACATGCAGGggtagctgctggaggaggcCTGGGAGTACCAGTTAGTGTAATACAAACGTTCACCGTCAATCCACAACCACGTGCCCTGAGAGACAAAGAGCACAAGTTTGGATAAGTATTATCTTACTATCTTCATTTGCTCTGAAGTCTAGATTCCCTTTGGACCAGGTCCTGGGCTAGATCTGGACTGACTAAGGTggtatttattcataaattcaGACCTGCAAGTAGAAGCCTCCCAGCCATGCGATGCTCTGACCGGCTGCATTTGTCATCTGCTGGAGGAATCTGTACTCTCTGGGGTTGGTGGCTGAGGCGAGTTGGGCATCCAAGTTATTGCAGTGCTCCTGTTGGACAGAGGAAGAAGACCAGGATCTTTGTGGATACACAACACAGTAGTCATTTACTTCCTCCAAATCGATTTTTCTTCAATTTCAATGTGAAGATTTACTCGTAAAGCTCAGCTTTTCATGGACTGATGATAACACACTGACTGATTAACCGACAAATACCGTGACTATCCTTTAGCCGTAGGCTAGCGCAGAGTAGACATTTCTGAGTTTTAGAATATGTTACATTCATCAGTGGCATCGATGGTAAGCTCTGAAATAGCTAAACTGAATGAATAAGTCTATCAAATGAGAGGAAAAGCTATAATTCCATTCATCTAGTTCACAGTGTGTACAAGCTCAATGAGGGTGACTTCTCAATAATAATATAGATGTATTACAGTGGCAGTACCTCAGCATTGTACCAGTTCATGGGAGTGTTGACCAATTTGAAGCAGCGAGAGCCATAGCTGAACCAGCCGTCTGGGCAGAAGCTAAAGCGAGCTACAGGGACAGAGGATAGAGAATATGAACTTTACTTCAACAGACTGAGCTACTCTGATAAAAGCTCATTGCTAATCACAGATTCTACAGCATCTTTGAACACAACCGCAAAAAAAGTTCTTCCTAAAGTGTTGAAATGTATATTGCATATCTTGTAGAATAGTAGCAGTGATGTAAACACTAGATGGGTTTTAGTTAATGCCCCTAACACATGTAGATATTACCGGTATGCTCATTTATACATCCTAGCATTATATGACATTAGTAATGTTTGGAGAAAGCTGTATGACTTAATTTCTCTTTCAGTGGTGTCATTGTTGTTGCCATGACAGCCTCACACACAAATAAGTGAATATTACATTCAGGTGCTGCTCCCTCCTCAAACACATGTAATGCACAAACAGAGAGTTTTAGTTGATTTGGGACATACTCAATATAATGAAAagtgatatttatatttgtgtatgtatgtgtatatttgcagttactgtaaaatatatcaaactttTGTAAAAACTACTCTACATTCTTGaagaaacaacaataaaaattgACATGTACTATAAGATACTATCCATATATAATAGGCCTATATTGCATGACAGTATGTGTTGGTTACATAAGTCTTCtaaattgtgtgttttctctttgataTGTGGCAAATCGTGTGCAAATTtgtctataaaaatatatttaacctAATCAAAATTTGTCTATAGCACAATGAAATGCGGAACAGTTAGGAAGCCTATACTTGACAAAGTTGAACTGATAACTCAAATatgtatttcagtgttgtaCAATATATAGTTATATGTCCATTTTGATTACCGTTAATGGGAACAGGGACAGAATCTTCTGCCACAACTTCTTCTTTCATCATCTTCTCCTCAATCTCTGTTGAGTCAAGGATGTCCGGGTAACATCATAtcacaaacaaatcaacacaGTCAATACCTACATTACCACCAGAGTCTGAGTCATACACAAAAAGTAAGTTAGAGCGAGATAAGAGTGTAGTAGTGCTATGAGGGTGTACTTTTGCACAGTGTGCTGTAAGCCAGATGCTAACATTATCATGCTAACATTCTGATGTCAGCTAATGTTTACTGGTTCACCATTTTAGTAATGcgtgttagtatgctaacatttgctaaatagCACTAAACATCAAGTACAGCTTAAGCTAATAGAAATGTTTTGTAGCTTTGCtaatatttggtcataaaccaaagaaaGGGACCAACAGAACCCCCCAGAGCAAACCCACTAGCATGGTTAAAAACTTGCATGAATTTGAACTAAGATGATAAATCTACACTTTCAGATTTCCCACATAGCATTTGGCCCTGGGTCCAAACTTAACACAACCCTGACTAACTTGCATTGGGAGAATTCGTTTTTAAGTATTATATATCAGTGAACAACTTGAATAGTCAAAACAACTCTAAacaatgtaaattaaattaacttttctgtcaaaaaaacCTGTTGCTCTGTTCTGTTGTTTACTTTCTCCAGATTCTTTCAATGTCATATCAAACAGACATCCCGCCTAGATAACAAGCAGAAAGACAGCAATACCGGTTAAATTTGGGTTCTTTCTAGGTTTGGATCCTAGTTGACTGAGCtattttggtcatttatttGGTTAcataacaaataagaaaaacatagaaaactcTGTAGAAAAAAGTTGAATTAGATTTGAAGAGAACCTGGTGCAGTAGCCATCTCTTCCTTCGGGGCCACCACTGCTGCTTCTGTGGATGAATCATATTAATGTTGATGTCAGATATATGCAGATCTTAC is part of the Thunnus albacares chromosome 3, fThuAlb1.1, whole genome shotgun sequence genome and harbors:
- the LOC122979341 gene encoding ladderlectin-like, whose amino-acid sequence is MNWYNAEEHCNNLDAQLASATNPREYRFLQQMTNAAGQSIAWLGGFYLQGTWLWIDGERLYYTNWYSQASSSSYPCMYLRSTNGWGNSQCSYSYRFICSKSPFDC